A genomic window from Ignavibacteria bacterium includes:
- a CDS encoding T9SS type A sorting domain-containing protein, translating to MKKLFIYLIFILWGVSQLSSQPINNNRIRYNGCFPESSPVQKHGKINSPNNSAVSQFLGSMVHSTPAEGQFLRILILYVKFPDDVLVGNTMNGFAVWPNPNQLAPVNHYTNDFKFIDTAEGSPSVDFTERYRPYTISDYFSEMSLGQFDVIGDEYSVLLPLSSVEYRNMGFSSSEINEIAIKQAEQEYQLDFKRYNNWSLTEEGWTWTPGGGDKQADMIVMVYRRAPGYPEVNWFINASIPVSGISDLGLINNFLLDSTKVTSGSGVTCLSLMQNYSKMTQIMLHEMCHRYFFNHFEIGLMTGVEHSSFNFSPFERTLVNYVDPPLVRFPYPQGSETYILRDYVFTGDLLAIELPETGEMYYIANHQKKSLYDGISRGGNNCWNINSAQQDPYCPDGKGLYIYHQMTPSRCNDLKDVNLVQADGRYNWYIDRMVPYFIPGFNFDIPLYERSEGNINGRSEFHQRLDSVFTNMQEVNDDPCSDHSNDYFVTYDWLGDGKDAYNIGYDEILSPYSNPPSNTCSGIASGVTIKLLNRDSVTGAITIKVYYDDNSALSELPPAKPKNLKVKKEIFEPGTGRFYPKLSWDKNREPDLTGTPKLQGRYNIYRGVFNSCSPDSTPVYELISSVPADSNTFIDSSFALYPEGGGLVNCTNFFRSLNYVISAVDLTELESLSSDRAIINGYSDRCDDSILTGITHNQLPLKFEVFNYPNPFNPATKINYSLPSDAFVTVKIYNITGQEIFTAVNNEFRAAGKYSFNFDGTNLPSGVYFYVYKAGDFVESKKMVLIK from the coding sequence ATGAAAAAATTATTCATTTACCTTATCTTTATTCTTTGGGGTGTATCTCAATTAAGCTCTCAACCCATAAATAATAACCGCATCAGGTATAACGGCTGCTTTCCGGAAAGCAGTCCGGTACAAAAGCACGGTAAAATAAATTCACCTAACAACAGCGCAGTCAGCCAATTTCTCGGCAGCATGGTACATAGTACACCGGCTGAAGGCCAGTTTTTAAGGATACTGATATTATATGTAAAGTTCCCTGATGATGTACTTGTTGGCAATACTATGAACGGATTCGCAGTTTGGCCAAATCCAAACCAGCTTGCGCCTGTAAATCATTATACCAATGACTTTAAATTTATAGATACTGCTGAAGGCTCGCCTTCGGTTGATTTCACAGAAAGATACCGCCCGTATACTATATCAGATTATTTTTCGGAAATGTCTCTGGGACAGTTCGATGTGATTGGCGATGAATATTCCGTTTTGCTGCCGTTATCCTCGGTGGAATACAGAAATATGGGCTTCAGCTCGAGTGAAATAAATGAAATAGCAATTAAACAGGCTGAGCAGGAATACCAGCTTGATTTCAAACGGTACAATAACTGGAGCCTTACTGAAGAAGGATGGACATGGACACCGGGCGGCGGTGATAAGCAGGCTGATATGATAGTAATGGTTTACCGCAGGGCTCCGGGATATCCCGAAGTTAACTGGTTCATAAACGCATCAATACCGGTATCGGGAATATCTGATCTTGGGCTGATAAATAATTTTTTATTAGACAGCACAAAAGTTACCAGCGGAAGCGGCGTAACATGCCTGAGCCTGATGCAGAATTATTCAAAAATGACACAGATAATGCTGCATGAAATGTGCCACAGGTATTTCTTTAATCATTTTGAAATTGGCTTAATGACGGGGGTAGAGCACAGCAGCTTTAATTTTTCTCCATTTGAAAGAACATTAGTTAATTATGTTGACCCGCCTTTAGTCAGATTTCCTTATCCTCAGGGAAGCGAAACTTACATTTTGAGAGATTATGTATTTACCGGTGACCTGCTTGCAATTGAATTACCTGAAACAGGCGAGATGTATTATATAGCGAACCACCAGAAAAAATCATTGTATGACGGAATATCGCGCGGCGGAAATAATTGCTGGAATATAAACAGCGCACAACAGGATCCTTACTGTCCCGATGGCAAAGGATTATATATTTATCACCAGATGACACCATCACGGTGCAATGATCTGAAAGATGTAAATCTTGTACAGGCCGATGGCAGATATAACTGGTACATAGACAGAATGGTACCTTATTTCATTCCGGGATTTAATTTTGATATTCCGCTCTATGAAAGATCAGAAGGCAATATAAACGGCAGGTCTGAGTTTCACCAGAGGTTAGATAGTGTATTCACAAATATGCAGGAAGTAAATGACGATCCATGTTCAGATCATTCTAATGATTATTTTGTAACATATGACTGGCTTGGCGACGGCAAGGATGCATATAATATAGGATATGATGAAATTTTAAGTCCTTACAGCAATCCGCCAAGCAATACCTGCAGCGGGATTGCTTCAGGGGTAACAATAAAGTTATTGAACCGCGATTCTGTGACCGGGGCAATAACTATTAAAGTGTATTATGATGATAATTCTGCTTTAAGCGAACTGCCTCCGGCCAAACCCAAAAACCTGAAGGTTAAAAAAGAAATTTTTGAACCCGGTACAGGAAGGTTTTACCCTAAACTGAGCTGGGATAAGAACCGTGAGCCTGATCTGACAGGTACTCCAAAATTACAGGGAAGGTATAATATTTACCGCGGTGTATTTAACTCATGCAGCCCGGACTCAACCCCTGTTTACGAACTGATAAGCAGCGTACCTGCTGATTCAAATACTTTTATTGACAGCTCATTTGCATTATATCCAGAAGGCGGCGGTTTGGTAAATTGCACTAATTTTTTCAGAAGCTTGAATTATGTGATCTCAGCAGTGGACCTTACTGAACTTGAATCATTAAGCTCTGACAGAGCCATAATCAACGGGTATTCTGACAGATGTGATGATTCCATATTAACAGGCATTACGCATAACCAGCTGCCGTTGAAGTTTGAAGTATTCAACTATCCAAACCCATTCAATCCCGCAACTAAGATCAATTATTCACTGCCTTCAGATGCATTTGTAACGGTAAAAATTTATAATATAACCGGCCAGGAAATATTCACAGCGGTAAATAATGAATTCCGCGCTGCCGGAAAGTACAGCTTTAATTTTGACGGAACTAACCTGCCATCCGGAGTTTATTTTTATGTATATAAGGCAGGTGATTTTGTTGAATCTAAAAAAATGGTATTGATAAAGTAG
- a CDS encoding SBBP repeat-containing protein: MKKITLVSAILLSVFSQSALSQVVTEWVNRFNGSANRFDIVTTMKMDNSGNVIVYGNANRQGSFTDIMAIKYSSGGAVMWQTYFNGFGNIIDECKDAYLDNAGNSYITGFTGDTNDVLKIITLKIDNSGNLLWQKVFLPPANNQGFGLSITGDNTGNIYTCGSVRRTNGTNTIAIIKYSPNGVQLVTAFFNKTPSSSETPVSVCTDNSGNVYVLASSNAVGGVNDILMIKYSSSLGLIWQNTFSGSAFGNDIPVKMIRSPDNKLVVAAGVYNSPGSIDYAAYRFDTSSELIMQYFYNGIGNNQDLPYDITCDSANNIFITGSSRSFDTLGSEDIFTMKIDPTSVLLWQKRYDGTGRGLDYGTSVTVDNRGNVFVGGTTDKHDFHQQYALLKYNNLGDLEWLTEYSRIENSEDFIYTAIADNRGSIFVTGISFDSTSDYDIATIKYSEPIGIEPVSNEVPEDFKLYQNYPNPFNPVTKITFQIPLSRSLSRQGGRVSGSAGRGVFINIYDVNGKLIRKVFEGDLQPGRYEIDFNGSNLPSGLYFCRLEYDAGYKSIKIMLIK; the protein is encoded by the coding sequence ATGAAGAAAATTACACTGGTATCGGCAATTTTACTTTCCGTATTTTCGCAATCTGCGCTTTCGCAGGTGGTAACTGAATGGGTTAACCGTTTTAATGGTTCAGCCAACAGGTTTGATATAGTTACCACTATGAAAATGGATAACAGCGGTAATGTTATAGTTTACGGAAATGCTAACAGGCAAGGCTCTTTTACTGATATTATGGCAATTAAGTATTCTTCAGGCGGTGCGGTGATGTGGCAGACATATTTTAACGGCTTTGGAAATATTATAGATGAATGCAAAGATGCTTACCTTGATAATGCAGGTAATTCATACATTACCGGGTTTACGGGCGATACTAACGATGTGCTGAAGATCATCACACTAAAAATTGATAACAGCGGGAATCTCCTGTGGCAAAAAGTATTTTTGCCGCCTGCTAATAACCAGGGATTTGGATTAAGCATAACCGGTGATAACACCGGCAATATTTACACATGCGGCTCTGTAAGAAGAACGAACGGCACGAACACTATAGCAATTATAAAATATTCGCCAAATGGAGTGCAGCTTGTAACAGCATTTTTTAATAAAACACCATCAAGCAGCGAAACACCGGTTTCGGTTTGCACTGATAACAGCGGAAACGTTTATGTTCTTGCTTCCTCAAACGCCGTTGGCGGTGTTAATGATATTCTGATGATTAAATACAGCTCATCACTTGGTTTGATATGGCAGAATACCTTCAGCGGCTCCGCCTTCGGTAATGATATTCCCGTTAAAATGATACGCTCCCCTGATAATAAGCTTGTGGTTGCTGCGGGAGTATATAACTCACCCGGCTCCATTGATTACGCGGCTTACCGCTTTGATACAAGCTCTGAGCTGATAATGCAGTATTTTTACAATGGTATTGGCAATAACCAGGACCTGCCTTATGATATCACCTGTGACAGCGCAAATAATATCTTTATTACAGGTTCATCTCGCAGCTTCGATACACTTGGCAGCGAAGATATCTTTACGATGAAAATTGATCCTACATCTGTGCTGCTGTGGCAGAAAAGGTACGACGGCACAGGGCGCGGACTTGATTACGGTACCAGTGTAACAGTTGATAACCGTGGAAATGTTTTTGTGGGCGGTACCACTGATAAACATGATTTCCACCAGCAATACGCCCTGCTTAAATATAACAACCTTGGCGATCTTGAATGGCTCACTGAATACAGCCGCATTGAAAATTCAGAAGATTTTATTTACACAGCTATTGCTGATAACAGGGGAAGTATTTTTGTGACCGGTATCAGCTTTGATAGCACAAGTGATTATGATATTGCTACTATTAAGTACAGCGAGCCTATCGGCATCGAACCCGTTTCAAATGAAGTGCCGGAAGATTTTAAGCTGTATCAAAACTATCCCAACCCGTTTAACCCTGTTACAAAAATTACTTTTCAAATTCCCCTCTCAAGAAGCTTGTCCCGCCAGGGCGGGAGGGTGTCCGGCTCTGCCGGACGGGGTGTGTTCATAAATATTTATGATGTTAACGGAAAACTCATCAGGAAAGTATTTGAAGGAGATTTACAACCCGGAAGATATGAAATAGATTTCAACGGCTCAAACCTTCCAAGCGGGCTTTATTTCTGCAGGCTGGAATATGATGCCGGGTATAAATCAATAAAAATTATGTTGATAAAGTAA
- a CDS encoding T9SS type A sorting domain-containing protein: MISKIKFIFIIFILFFANTIFSQWYAQNSGTNYALKSVYFTNENTGYTCGYNTVLKTTNAGLNWINSFLQGNHQSLTFTDANTGFICGDSGKIFITVNGGANWVSQSSGTFKNLTSVNFYNSSTGIITGYGKTILKTTNSGVNWFSIANIIWEIDFLSSKVVNAENYYVSGTDSYIIRTTNGGANWIPYTHGEVNPLFTIEFINETTGFASGCCGMFMSTTNAGADWINNFYLSLGFTFYSLEFINSITGYIVGSNGMIYRSTSSGIYWDSTVTTTDEMLHSVSMINQNTGWTVGGYGTILKTTNGGGPGFPIGINQISSNVPDNFSLGQNYPNPFNPTTKITFEVKAKGRSEKAKINLSVFDVTGKFISELINSSLEPGSYEIDFDGSNLPSGVYYYTFSSNGYRETRKMVLLK; the protein is encoded by the coding sequence ATGATTAGTAAAATCAAGTTCATATTTATAATTTTTATTTTGTTTTTTGCCAATACCATTTTTTCCCAATGGTATGCCCAAAATTCAGGAACTAATTACGCCCTTAAATCAGTATATTTTACCAATGAAAATACAGGATATACCTGCGGTTACAACACAGTCCTGAAAACTACCAATGCAGGTTTGAACTGGATTAATTCTTTTCTGCAGGGTAACCACCAGTCGTTAACTTTTACAGATGCTAATACAGGCTTTATCTGCGGCGATAGCGGCAAAATTTTTATTACGGTGAACGGGGGAGCAAACTGGGTAAGTCAAAGTTCCGGAACATTTAAAAATCTGACTTCAGTTAATTTTTACAATTCATCAACAGGAATTATAACCGGTTACGGCAAAACTATTTTAAAAACCACAAACTCAGGTGTAAATTGGTTTTCAATTGCTAATATTATCTGGGAAATAGATTTTCTTTCTTCAAAAGTTGTGAATGCTGAAAATTATTATGTTTCCGGAACCGACAGTTATATTATAAGGACTACAAACGGCGGAGCTAACTGGATACCATATACACACGGCGAAGTAAACCCATTGTTCACAATAGAATTTATCAATGAAACCACCGGGTTTGCTTCAGGTTGCTGTGGAATGTTTATGTCAACAACCAATGCCGGCGCAGACTGGATAAATAATTTTTATCTTTCCCTTGGATTTACTTTTTATTCGTTGGAATTTATAAACTCTATAACCGGTTACATTGTTGGCAGCAACGGCATGATCTATAGATCAACTAGCAGTGGCATTTATTGGGATTCCACTGTAACAACTACTGATGAGATGCTTCATTCTGTATCAATGATTAATCAAAATACCGGGTGGACAGTCGGGGGTTACGGCACAATTTTAAAAACAACTAACGGAGGCGGTCCCGGATTTCCGATCGGCATAAATCAAATAAGCAGTAATGTACCTGATAATTTTTCGCTCGGTCAAAACTATCCGAACCCGTTTAACCCAACAACAAAAATTACTTTCGAAGTAAAGGCAAAAGGCAGAAGTGAAAAGGCAAAAATAAATTTATCTGTGTTTGATGTAACCGGAAAATTTATTAGTGAGCTGATAAATTCATCACTTGAGCCCGGAAGTTATGAAATAGATTTTGACGGCTCCAACCTGCCGAGCGGGGTTTATTACTATACATTCAGCTCAAACGGATACCGTGAAACACGTAAAATGGTTCTCCTGAAATAA
- a CDS encoding Omp28-related outer membrane protein, giving the protein MKKHLLIVFALIALVGFKPNTSAQTGFNTAVEYFTGTWCQWCPCSHAIVENILTNFPNTVILAYHGPSNSSDPWFSTGAPMIQYFGGTSYPTGVVGRRTGIIGNTSWNNRVVVQSNTVQPGVSIQINNKAYNTGTRTITGDIVITALTSLAGSYYMNIIITEDNLVYPQTGNGSCPGSSNYVHHNVSRGLVTPAAGQLLNTTDDWTQGNSVTVPLNYVLPAGIIEGNSKINIIVFKGGGSPSVDQNIQQSFKTSVSNTVGIQNQNLIAEEYSLSQNYPNPFNPTTNLNFSIPKDQNVSLKFYNSMGQEVATYVDGFLKAGVYNVDFDGSSLSSGIYFYTLKTNDFAETKKMMLVK; this is encoded by the coding sequence ATGAAAAAGCATTTACTTATTGTATTTGCCCTCATCGCTCTGGTTGGTTTTAAACCCAACACTTCAGCTCAAACAGGTTTTAATACAGCAGTAGAGTATTTTACAGGTACATGGTGTCAATGGTGCCCCTGCAGCCACGCTATTGTTGAAAACATTTTAACCAATTTTCCCAATACAGTAATATTGGCTTATCATGGACCAAGTAATAGTAGTGATCCATGGTTTTCTACCGGTGCACCAATGATTCAGTATTTCGGAGGAACCTCTTATCCAACAGGTGTTGTAGGCAGAAGAACAGGTATCATTGGAAATACCAGTTGGAATAACAGGGTTGTAGTTCAATCAAATACTGTTCAGCCTGGTGTTAGTATCCAAATCAATAATAAAGCTTATAATACTGGAACAAGAACAATTACTGGTGATATTGTAATTACTGCATTAACAAGTTTAGCCGGCAGTTATTATATGAACATTATAATTACCGAAGATAATTTAGTATATCCACAAACTGGTAATGGTTCATGCCCGGGATCATCAAATTATGTTCATCATAATGTTTCAAGAGGTCTCGTAACACCGGCAGCAGGCCAATTACTTAATACAACTGATGACTGGACACAGGGTAATTCAGTCACAGTTCCACTAAATTATGTATTACCAGCAGGTATAATTGAAGGAAATAGCAAAATTAATATTATAGTATTCAAAGGTGGTGGTAGTCCGTCAGTTGATCAGAACATACAACAGTCGTTTAAAACATCCGTTTCAAATACAGTAGGTATACAGAATCAGAACTTAATCGCTGAAGAATACAGCTTAAGCCAGAACTATCCTAACCCGTTTAACCCGACAACAAACCTGAACTTTTCAATTCCAAAAGATCAGAATGTCAGCTTAAAGTTCTACAACTCAATGGGTCAGGAAGTTGCAACATATGTTGATGGCTTTTTAAAAGCCGGTGTTTATAACGTTGATTTCGACGGTTCAAGTCTTTCTAGCGGAATCTACTTCTATACATTAAAAACAAACGATTTTGCTGAAACCAAAAAAATGATGCTCGTTAAATAA
- a CDS encoding Omp28-related outer membrane protein translates to MKTKIFLPLLLMVTMLVSNQLNSEPKRMVLEFCTGTWCGWCPCGHQAADQILLTYPNTIVIAYHGASSDPWQNFPGNTIRSLLGFSAYPTGVFDRTNHPGNNGAPYPYVTYTMWASYAQNRYTAAPNSSIDVLVTATNYNPGTRQYTATFNSTAVTNLTGQYKVMYVITEDNVVYPQNFYASCGAAGYHNDYVHEDIARIVPVPAGENLNTGTWNQNQTITKNVNITLDTAWVASNCRLNIIVYKDSSNLFHAAVEQGTKQSVTGMVGIVNTNEIPLEYSLSQNYPNPFNPVTNIQFSIPKDGFVSLKIFNSRGQLVDTYTEGFMSSGKYNADFDGTKLASGVYFYTLTAGDFVQTKKMILIK, encoded by the coding sequence ATGAAAACAAAAATATTTTTACCGTTATTATTAATGGTAACAATGCTTGTTTCAAATCAATTGAATTCTGAACCCAAAAGAATGGTTCTTGAATTCTGTACAGGTACATGGTGCGGATGGTGTCCCTGCGGTCACCAGGCAGCAGACCAGATACTTTTAACATACCCTAATACTATAGTTATTGCATATCACGGCGCAAGCAGTGATCCGTGGCAGAACTTCCCCGGGAATACAATCCGTTCATTACTCGGATTTTCAGCCTACCCAACTGGTGTGTTCGATAGAACAAATCATCCCGGCAATAACGGCGCGCCATACCCGTATGTAACTTATACAATGTGGGCATCTTATGCGCAAAACAGGTATACTGCAGCCCCTAACAGCAGCATTGATGTTCTGGTTACTGCCACAAATTATAATCCCGGTACCAGGCAGTATACAGCTACATTCAATTCCACTGCTGTTACAAATCTCACAGGCCAGTATAAAGTGATGTATGTAATTACTGAAGATAACGTTGTTTATCCTCAGAATTTTTATGCATCCTGCGGTGCAGCCGGATATCATAATGACTATGTTCATGAAGATATTGCAAGGATTGTACCTGTTCCCGCAGGCGAAAACCTGAATACGGGCACATGGAACCAGAACCAGACTATTACAAAAAATGTTAATATTACACTTGATACTGCATGGGTAGCATCAAATTGCAGGCTCAACATCATAGTTTACAAAGATTCTTCAAATCTGTTTCATGCTGCTGTTGAACAGGGTACAAAACAATCTGTAACCGGTATGGTAGGCATAGTAAATACAAATGAAATTCCTCTTGAATATTCATTATCACAAAACTATCCTAACCCGTTTAACCCTGTTACCAACATTCAGTTTTCAATTCCTAAAGATGGCTTTGTAAGCCTGAAAATATTTAACTCCCGCGGTCAGCTGGTTGATACATATACCGAAGGTTTTATGAGCTCCGGTAAATATAACGCTGATTTTGACGGCACAAAGCTTGCAAGCGGAGTTTATTTCTATACGCTTACTGCTGGTGATTTTGTTCAGACAAAAAAGATGATACTTATAAAATAA
- a CDS encoding T9SS type A sorting domain-containing protein: MKKLFIISSVLVLLFSAVSANAQFVRKVLFEEATNASCVPCAQNNPFLKAYLDEKGDSIIAIKYHASFPGVDPMYSHNPTQNAERYSAYYNMNAMPWLNSDGIINDIWPFTIANLNNGFYGRLAIPAPLTVTVTDQRIAGDSIRATVNINLPSNLPSGNYKLRVMAIEKWVIYQTPPGSNGETVFEHVFRRAFPNTAGTTFNGTAGNQQFIFTYKIDPVWKDTSLITIAFIQNDNNKEVLNSGKGSFSTVGINNNNTGIPAAYSLSQNYPNPFNPVTNINFSLPNSSDVKLAVYDMLGQQVALLANGKFDAGSYTIDFDASQLTSGIYFYTLSAGSFKETKKMVIVK; encoded by the coding sequence ATGAAAAAACTTTTTATTATCTCCTCGGTTTTAGTTTTGCTTTTTTCGGCGGTTTCTGCCAACGCGCAATTCGTAAGGAAAGTATTATTTGAAGAAGCAACAAATGCATCTTGTGTGCCATGTGCGCAGAATAATCCATTTCTGAAAGCATATCTTGATGAAAAAGGTGATTCAATTATTGCCATAAAATATCATGCAAGCTTTCCGGGGGTTGACCCGATGTATTCTCATAACCCTACCCAAAACGCTGAGCGTTACAGCGCTTATTATAATATGAATGCTATGCCATGGCTTAATTCAGATGGTATTATCAACGATATATGGCCATTCACAATTGCAAACCTGAATAACGGATTTTACGGAAGGCTTGCCATACCTGCTCCGCTGACTGTTACTGTAACCGATCAGCGTATTGCGGGTGATTCAATAAGAGCAACAGTGAATATTAACCTTCCTTCCAATCTGCCTTCAGGAAATTATAAGCTGCGTGTAATGGCAATAGAAAAATGGGTGATCTATCAAACTCCTCCGGGCTCAAACGGTGAAACAGTATTTGAGCATGTTTTCAGAAGGGCTTTCCCCAATACTGCAGGCACAACATTTAACGGCACTGCAGGCAACCAGCAGTTTATTTTTACTTACAAAATAGATCCTGTTTGGAAAGATACTTCACTTATCACCATTGCATTTATACAAAATGATAATAATAAAGAAGTATTAAACAGCGGAAAAGGTTCTTTCAGTACAGTAGGTATAAATAACAATAATACCGGAATACCGGCTGCGTATTCACTTTCACAAAATTACCCGAATCCGTTTAACCCCGTTACAAATATTAATTTCAGCCTGCCAAACAGCAGTGATGTAAAGCTTGCGGTTTATGATATGCTTGGGCAGCAGGTTGCCCTGCTTGCAAACGGTAAATTCGATGCGGGAAGCTACACCATTGATTTTGATGCATCTCAATTGACCAGCGGAATATATTTCTATACACTGAGCGCAGGCTCATTTAAGGAAACAAAAAAGATGGTAATTGTTAAGTAA
- a CDS encoding helix-hairpin-helix domain-containing protein, with protein sequence MSNYLKYIFPVLFLFLWIFTGFAQNDSIKQLTDSVKVTGDTVDARDNGDIENLLESQTEDAEDSKLLEQLLQLEANPVDLNSANTNDLQKIPYIDAIIATKILQYRIKNTKFYTIAELRYVEGIDDDTYEKIKKYVIVKSSQVDFIKDEFGIVQKLKDNKKGFFSRINFEMRTRFSNDLQPSRGYLPPANYLGPRPKFYNRLVARYANAGYIFTGSILAEKDPGELNWADHVGGFAEMKSGLILNQLLVGDYTLEFGQGITLWGSYSFSKSSDAVSGMKKKGDDIDSYNSVNEVQYFRGVAGKLKLPTSLGDISLFGFYSNNSLDASIDTTLNQLSSDYIDGYHRTQSEINRKNAGKEKLYGGRLFYESKIFGTTKIGLTYYNSKFDKPFEYKGLYEFSGSNSNALGVDFDIVHKNVNVFGEWTRSYTDIVGGVTGVKFLFYKLADVVFMIRNYPKNFISLHSYGFGEQSGVSQNEFGIYSGIRFKIGKLAIINAYYDQYKFPYATFFNPVPTTGRDFMTYTQWNVSRNLTLYTKYKNEIKEDVTDFITPNGLEEDRIYDRAQTNYRLQFDYDIFKTFRVRSRFEYVFVDYQGYNPSEKGLMFFSDFRVVPVKDIVLDGRFIIFQTDSYDSRIYEYENELNGVVSNQGLYGKGRRWYLMLKYRPYKFLELSAKYAETIIDGAKSTGSGNDEIMGDLKNRFSLQLDIKF encoded by the coding sequence TTGTCAAATTACTTAAAATACATATTTCCTGTACTGTTCCTTTTTTTGTGGATTTTTACAGGTTTTGCGCAAAACGACTCGATAAAGCAGCTTACCGATAGCGTAAAAGTTACCGGCGATACTGTTGATGCGCGCGATAACGGCGATATTGAAAACCTGCTGGAAAGCCAGACAGAAGACGCCGAAGATTCAAAGCTGCTTGAGCAGCTTCTGCAGCTCGAGGCTAACCCGGTAGATCTGAATTCAGCTAATACCAACGACCTGCAAAAAATACCTTATATTGACGCAATAATTGCTACTAAGATCCTGCAATACAGGATCAAGAACACCAAATTTTATACTATAGCTGAACTGAGATATGTAGAAGGAATAGATGATGATACTTATGAAAAAATAAAAAAATATGTTATTGTAAAAAGCTCACAGGTTGATTTTATTAAAGATGAATTCGGAATAGTTCAGAAGCTGAAGGATAATAAAAAAGGATTTTTCAGCCGTATAAATTTTGAAATGCGCACACGTTTCAGCAATGACCTTCAGCCAAGCAGGGGTTATCTTCCCCCGGCTAATTATTTAGGGCCAAGACCCAAATTCTACAACAGGCTTGTTGCAAGGTATGCAAACGCCGGCTACATTTTTACAGGAAGCATTCTTGCTGAAAAAGATCCGGGTGAGCTGAACTGGGCAGATCATGTAGGGGGATTCGCTGAAATGAAATCAGGCCTGATATTAAATCAATTACTTGTTGGTGACTACACTCTTGAGTTCGGGCAGGGTATTACTCTCTGGGGCTCATATTCATTTTCAAAAAGCAGCGATGCTGTTTCAGGCATGAAGAAAAAAGGCGATGATATCGATTCATATAATTCAGTCAATGAAGTCCAGTATTTCCGCGGTGTTGCAGGCAAGCTGAAGCTTCCGACATCACTGGGTGATATCAGCCTCTTCGGTTTTTATTCAAACAACAGCCTTGATGCATCGATCGATACTACACTTAACCAGTTATCAAGTGATTATATCGACGGGTATCACAGAACACAATCAGAAATTAACAGAAAAAATGCCGGTAAAGAAAAGCTTTACGGCGGCAGGCTGTTCTATGAATCAAAGATTTTCGGAACCACTAAAATAGGGTTAACTTACTACAACAGTAAATTTGATAAGCCGTTTGAATATAAGGGTCTCTATGAGTTTTCAGGCTCAAATTCAAATGCGCTGGGCGTTGATTTTGATATTGTACACAAAAATGTAAACGTTTTTGGGGAGTGGACAAGAAGCTATACTGATATTGTAGGCGGTGTAACCGGGGTTAAATTCCTTTTCTATAAGCTTGCTGATGTGGTCTTTATGATAAGAAATTATCCAAAGAATTTTATCAGCCTCCATTCATATGGCTTCGGTGAGCAAAGCGGTGTATCGCAAAATGAATTTGGTATTTATTCAGGCATCCGTTTCAAAATTGGCAAGCTTGCAATTATCAATGCTTATTATGACCAGTATAAGTTTCCGTATGCTACTTTCTTTAACCCCGTGCCTACCACCGGCAGGGATTTTATGACATATACCCAGTGGAATGTAAGCCGTAACCTTACTTTATATACCAAGTACAAAAATGAAATTAAAGAAGATGTAACCGATTTTATTACCCCGAACGGACTGGAAGAAGACAGGATATATGACCGCGCTCAAACTAACTACAGGCTGCAGTTTGATTACGATATATTCAAAACCTTCAGGGTACGCAGCCGGTTTGAATATGTTTTTGTTGATTACCAGGGATACAATCCCTCTGAAAAAGGGCTAATGTTCTTTTCTGATTTCCGTGTAGTGCCGGTAAAAGATATTGTTCTTGACGGAAGATTTATAATATTCCAGACGGATTCGTATGATTCCCGTATTTACGAATATGAAAATGAGCTTAACGGAGTTGTATCCAACCAGGGATTGTACGGAAAAGGCAGAAGGTGGTACCTGATGCTGAAATACCGTCCATATAAATTCCTGGAGCTTTCAGCAAAATACGCAGAAACAATTATCGATGGCGCTAAATCCACAGGTTCCGGCAACGATGAGATAATGGGCGACCTGAAAAACAGGTTCTCCCTTCAGCTTGATATTAAGTTCTGA